Genomic window (Lynx canadensis isolate LIC74 chromosome A1, mLynCan4.pri.v2, whole genome shotgun sequence):
TCTCAAATCCCATAGctattttcctactttttaatgCCACATCCACTGAATTTATGGACTTTATCCATCTTTGAAGTAAAATACTCCCCATTATACAACATTTCCAATCTCCATACAGGGAGATGCTGCTGTTAGATCACCATCAGTAAGTGACATTCTtggctttgtttatttgtttgtttgtttggttgtttgtttatgGTATTTAAGGTGAACCGGTGTCACAGAGTTTCTGTCAATTCCAGTTAAGATTGATGAACACTGATCTATTTCAATAATCTGACTTGCTCTTCTTGAGGTCTTTGGTATTTTAGCAGGTTATCTACATCCAGAAGTAGAGTTTGTGACTGCATAATTGACTCAAAACTTGAactcaaaacattttcataactGTCTCTATGCTACCTTTCTTTGTCATCATGTCAAAGACTTTGGGCAGGGATCACATTTTcaagaattattatttattgtgaCAGTTTTGGTGAATCTCTGTGAATGAACAAACCTTCTCCTCTACTTGGAATGCTATTTTTGTACTAAGAATCTGAAAGTCTCTGGTGTAGCTGCAGTACTAGCACTGAGCAGCTATGGAACTTTGGGTAAATCActgaaaagttctagaaatagaTCAGGTCACCATAAAGGTCTCTACTTCCTCAAAAATTCTACTGAACTGTTATGTCGTGACTGACCTTATAGCCACCATCTCTGGTGATGTTcatacattttcttcatatgtGAGTCCATGTGCTTTCCCCATCCCCACAGAGGGTAAGCTAATATCCACAGGCAACAATATAGTTTTCTGTTTTGCCCTTTACTTTTGCATGTCCCCATGCTCACCCAAGATGACTTCTGTAAGGGATAATCACTCTATTGTATCATGGTTCAGTTGCACACATCTGTCCTCATTCACTTCTCTTTCATATCCATATTATGAAGCCATCTATGTTCTCACAACTCTCAATGTTTCCCCAGTTTGAAGGGGGTCCAAATCCATCTTCCAGATGCTTTTACAGAGCATCAGTTCTATACTGATCTACTATATAACAATCAGATAATTGTCTCCTAATGTTGGCTGAGTGTCCTCCACATTGGTACAGCTTCTGTTcatacatttttgcaaatggctgAAGCTCTCTGATCcccatttttatatattcatgatGGAaactgtgtatgtatttttaaatatgtgaatgaacatatgtgtttaagtttattttccttgGTGAACCTCCAGTTTTAGAGATGAGTTTAGAGTTTTAAAACCGCTTGGGATTTTAAAAGAGATGACAATTGAGTTTATAGCTGTTCTGTTCTTCACACCTGGATGGATTGTAGTTATAATGAATTTATTCTTCCTTgtaaaagacaaggaagaaaaatattaatgcttttttttaaagaaggaccTCAGAACTTTTCATGGACATCTGAAGCAGACTGGAATTGTCCATTTTTCTCTATGTGGATTTCTGGCTTCCCACATTCTCCCTGCTAAGTCATGGTTTATTCTCTTCCACCTGTGTAAGAAGAGGGACTAATCTGGGTCAATAGTTCTTTCCTGAAAACACTGCTGTGAGATTACACTGAAGATTCCTTAATTATGCCTTTATATCATTCTGGTACTTCCTCCATCATGACCATAAACATATTCTAATGACCTGTTTCACAATTTTTCATTCAATTACTATTGATTAAGGGATCTTCATAAGCCACACTGAGCTAGGCACTGGGGACCCAGAAGCAAAATAAACAGAGTCATGAGTCCATGGAATTTATACTCTAGCTGAGTTAGACAGGTACAAACATAATAAATTAGAATAGCATATTTGTTCTATGGTGATaagtaatacaaataaaaataaagcaataaaggaagagaagggagctGGGAGGTTTTCAGTATTAAATTACACCTTTGCTTCAGTGCATGGAAGGGctgaatcactatcttgtacacttgaaactaatattacactataggttaactgattggaatttaaataaaaacttaaaaaatataacacattTACTTCAATGGAAGATGACTTTTGAAAAACAACCTGAAGAGGGTGAGAAAGCAAGTCTGTGGATGGATGTCTTGGGAGAAAGACACTGCAAGccttactcaaagaaaatgagggTGTTAAGCAGTGGAGACATATGATCACATTGTATCTTAACATAATCTTCTGGCCTCTGTGTTCAGAATGCCCTGAAGGGAACTAATGAAAAAAGCAGGGAGGCAAGTTTAGATACTAGATCAATAATTCAGGTGATAAATGATGGCAGCATAGTCCAGGGGTGTAGCAGTAAGGCTACAAGAAATGATGAGAACCTGAATTTTATGATAAAGCAAAAATTTGTTAATTGTGGGatttaggaaaaagagaaatgtcaCGATGGATTTTATTTGGCCATTAACTGAGAGAGGGAATGGCAAGGGAACAATTTTAATGCCTCTGCAGTGTTTCATCACATGAAATACCATCTGGTACTCAAGAAAAACCTGATCACTAAACACAGGTTGACTCCAGATGTTGCTACTGTAAgcaatatttcaataaaataatcagGGTACAGATTTTTGTATCAATGTCCATTTTCCCCTAGGTTATGCATATTTTCATGTCTTTCCAAACTGGCCTTCAGGAAGATGATGTAACATCATCCACAGAGCAGTTGAGTAGATGGTTTCAAGAACAATGGATATAAAATTATGCCTAAAGTTTGATAGCTGATAGAATCATTTTATACCTCATATCCTGTGCCCCCCACTCACTGCAGGTGGTCTTTTAGTCTTACTTCTGGCTGCATGTGATGATGGGAATAGCCAATGCAAGTTCTTCAGAAGTCTTTGTACTCCTGGGCTTCTCTGCACGACCCTCACTGGAACCTATCCTCTTCATCATTGCCTTAGGGTTTTATGTGGTGTCTATCTTGGACAATGGCATCATCATTCTGGTTTCCTGCATGGATGTGCACCTCCACACTCCTATgtatttcttccttgccaatctCTCCTTCCTGGACATTAGCTTTACCACAAGCATTGTCCCACAACTCCTGGTCAACCTCTGGGGACCACAGAAAACCATAAGCTCTGTAGGGTGTATGGTCCAGTTCTACATCTCTCACTGGCTGGGGGCCACCGAATGTGTCCTCCTGGCAGTCATGTCCTATGATCGCTATGCCGCCATTTGTAGGCCATTACATTATACTGTCATCATGCATCCACAGCTTTGTCTCAGCTTGGCCTTTGCTTCCTGGCTTGGGGGTCTGACTACAAGCAtagtgggctccacactcactATGCTTCTGCCACTGTGTGGAAACAATCGCATTGACCACTTCTTCTGTGAGATGCCCCTCATTATGCAACTGGCTTGTGTGGATACCAGCCTCAATGAGGTGGAGATGTATGTGGCCAGCTTTATCTTTGTTGTCTTGCCTCTGGGTCTCATCCTGGTTTCATATGGCCACATTGTCTGGGCTGTAATGAAGATCAGGTCAGCAGAAGGACGGAGAAAGGCCTTCAACACCTGCTCTTCCCATGTGGCAGTTGTGACTCTATTTTATGGGAGCATCATCTTTATGTATCTCCAGCCAGCCAAGAGTAACTCTCATGAACAGGGTAAGTTTGTAGCCCTCTTCTATACTGTTGTCACCCCGATGCTGAACCCCCTGATTTACACACTCAGGAACAAAGATGTGAAGAAGGCTCTCAGGCACATTGCATCAGAGAATTGCTGTGGCTTTACAGGATCATTGGGGCATATTAGAGATGTGAGTAACTTGtgagaagtaagaaaaaaattaaagataacaaAATTGATTGGGGAGACAGGATATTTGGGATGTAGCTTCTATTCCAATATTTCTTGAGTTCAAGGTAGGTGACAATCTGATATGAATGTGCACATACATCATTTTCAGGCTAAGAgaaagtattttctgttttaattttttgttaataatCCTACTGTTTTGTTAGTTGTTTAtgttgttatatatatgtaatatatatgctAATTATCATATTGTTAATTGCttgtatagttatatatattcattgttatttttttaattgcttttagtAATCGCCTTTGGAGATGACTAATCTGTGTgaagtgttttacatttttcctaatatttgtaACAAATCCACAAGTTAAATGTTATGAATTTCATAAAGGTTAGGCAATTACAACACTACTAAGATTTTATGCTGAGATTTAACTCTAGATCTATCTATCCATAGACATGCTTACCATTTTGTCTATAACCCCTAACCatacaataagaaatatataggAATTTGGTCTTTGTGCCTGGTGGCACAAAGCTTCTAGGACCATTGGAATTTCTTGAGCGATTTGGATGAGAGGTacgtcttttgttattcataatgagtccatttcacacattttctctatccatttagTCGAACTATCTTTAGTCTGACCATTGGGA
Coding sequences:
- the LOC115513409 gene encoding olfactory receptor 2C3 → MMGIANASSSEVFVLLGFSARPSLEPILFIIALGFYVVSILDNGIIILVSCMDVHLHTPMYFFLANLSFLDISFTTSIVPQLLVNLWGPQKTISSVGCMVQFYISHWLGATECVLLAVMSYDRYAAICRPLHYTVIMHPQLCLSLAFASWLGGLTTSIVGSTLTMLLPLCGNNRIDHFFCEMPLIMQLACVDTSLNEVEMYVASFIFVVLPLGLILVSYGHIVWAVMKIRSAEGRRKAFNTCSSHVAVVTLFYGSIIFMYLQPAKSNSHEQGKFVALFYTVVTPMLNPLIYTLRNKDVKKALRHIASENCCGFTGSLGHIRDVSNL